Below is a window of Deltaproteobacteria bacterium DNA.
GATAAGCGAGGCATGCGAGAGAAAGCGTCCGGATGTCGTCGTTGTTGGAAAAAGAGGGCTTGGCACTGTGCAGGGCATAATGCTCGGGAGCGTCAGCGCGTACCTTACCAGACACCTTACGTGCGCGCCGTTGATGATAATTTAAGGATTGTCTCTTGCAGTACAGCTTTAGAACGGAGAAACAGGCATAAATGCGTTTTGTCGATCTTTTTAAAGTTCAGTCCCCCGAGATACGGGCGCTCCATTTTACGTGGATAGCGTTCTTTATCTGTTTCTTTACGTGGTTCAACATGGCCCCGCTTGCCACCACCATGGTAAAGGAATCCGGCGGCTGGTTGACCTTCAAGGATATCAAGCTTCTTACCGTGTGTAACGTCGCGCTCGCTATCCCCGCGCGTATCTTCATCGGTATGCTCCACGACAAATACGGCCCGCGAAGGTGCTACACAGCGCTCATGGTGCTCATGGCCATTCCGTGCATTGTTTTCGCTTTTGGCGACACCAAGGCGCAGCTCGTTATCGCCCGTCTCTTTCTCGGGCTTATAGGCGCTTCGTTTAGCATAGGCATACACATGACCGCGCTCTGGTTTAAGCCGAAGGACATCGGGTTTGCAGAGGGTATTTACGGAGGGTGGGGCAACTTCGGCGCAGCAGGGGCGGCAATGATTATTCCGTGGATTGCCATTTCATTTTTCGGCGGCCCTGATGGCTGGAGGTACGCCATGGCAGCCAACGCTATGGTCCTGATGGCGTACGGCATAGTGTACTACTTCGTGGTCACCGACGGCCCTGATACCGTAAAATACAACGTTACGCGCCAGACCCTGGCAATGGAGGTCGGCACGCGCGCTGATATGATAAAGCTCATAGCCGTTACCGTGCCGCTCTTTGGCATACTGGCGGTTGTCGTATGGAAGATATACCGCGGCGGTTTTATCGGGGCCGGCGGCTCAATTGTTGCGTACGGCGTCATAATAGCCGTAATAATTTACCAGATAATACAGATAATCCGCGTAAACAGGCCTATCCTAGATAAAGGCGTGCCAGAGGACGACAAGTATCCTTTTGGCAGCGTCATTGCGCTTAACTCAGCCTACTTCGTGACCTTCGGAGCCGAACTTGCGGTAGTGTCCATGCTGCCGGCATTCTTCGAAACCACGTGGGCTCTATCTCCGGCAAAGGCCGGACTCATAGCGTCGAGCTTTGCCTTTCTTAACATCATTGCAAGGCCGCTTGGCGGATATCTCTCCGACAGGTTTGCCGACAGAAGGCTCGTACTGGTGGTCTTCATGTTCGGCATTGCCTTCGGCTTCTTCCTGATGGGGCTGATAACCGAGGCATGGCCGATAATAATGGCAACAGCGGCAATGATATTCTGTTCGTTCTTTGTCCAGGGCGGCTCAGGCGCGACATTCGCCATGGTGCCCATGGTAAAACGCCGGCTGACAGGACAGATATCTGGCATGGTAGGCGCTTACGGCATAGTGGGGGCCGTTGTTTTTACTGTTGTATATGCTAGCGCCGAAACGGCAAACCAGTTCTTCTTTCTAATATCAGGGGCAGCGTGTTTAAGCTTCGTCATCTGCATGCTTATGCTCAAAGAACCGCACGGCTCGTTTGCCGACGAGTACCATCTGTCGTCGGTTGATAAGGAAATAAGGCGCCATAATAACACTGTTAAAAAAGGAAATGGCTAAGCCGTTTGCCCTCACGATGCACACACCTGCTAAATACGATGCCACAGTCCATGCGCCGCCCTTTAAGGACGCTCTTATTATCTTCGGAGTGCTGTGCGCAGGGCTCATAGCCGATAACGTATTTCCCGTCTGGGGCCAGGTTGGGGCAGGGGCGGCGGCATGGGGAGCTCTGATATATTACTATTTAAGAAGGGCCGACCGGGGGGCGCAGATATTACTTTCAACGTGTCTTGTGCTTGCGTTTCTCGGAGAGGTGTTTTTCTCCCTTGTCTGGCATTTATACGATTACCGTTTCTTTAATATCCCGCACTACGTGCCGCCCGGGCATGTGCTGGTATTTCTTCTCGGATGCGCAATTGCGCCGCATATGCCAAGGTACACAACCCCGCTTGTCGTAGCGTTATCTGCGCCGTACGTAATACTTGGCGCTATTCTAGGCTTCGACGAGCTCGGCATAATACTTTTTATTCTCTTTATAGCGTGCCTCCTTGCAGGCCCTGACAGACGCTTTTATTCGACGATGTTCATGCTCTGCATGGCCCTCGAGGTAGCGGGCACGGCACTTGGCAACTGGACATGGAGGCCTGAGGTGCCGCTCTGGAGCTTAGAGAACACCAACCCGCCGCTTGCAGCAGGAACGCTCTACTGCCTTCTTGATTTCCTTACAATGCGGCTTGGCACGGCCATGGTGCCGTTTAAATCTTCTCTTAGATCAAGGCTTGCTTCTGCTTATGATTACGCGGCAGGGCTTGTCGGCGCCAAGGCCCCTGACGTTGATTTAAACGCCTCAGATTGATACTTTGCGGTCTCTTGCCAACCTGATTTTTCCTGCTATATTCTTTGTGTAGCCGATAATAATTCAAATACCGGTAGCGCGCTGCAACACGACCTTCCATCAATGACAGCGTTGAAAGGGGTGTTGTAATGAGCGCAATAGCAATAAGAAGAAACGTCTGCATAGTAAGGTGGAGCACAAAGGACGGCGTGTTAACGGACTCAAAACCGTATGATTCCTTCGAAGATGCCTGGAACGAGAGAGAGGAGCTTCTTTTGGCAGGCCTTGATGTTAAGATAGAGCCGTATACGGCTGAGGATAGTAAGGATTAGTTCGCTAAGGTAGAAGGCAGCAAGAGAAGGCGCATTGGCGGATAGAGGTATTATGCGCCTGCGGCCCCTTTATATGGGTGCTGCAGGCGCTTTTTTATGACGCGGCCGGGGTGGGGAAAAACACTTGAAAAAAACAGCCGCATACTG
It encodes the following:
- a CDS encoding MFS transporter is translated as MRFVDLFKVQSPEIRALHFTWIAFFICFFTWFNMAPLATTMVKESGGWLTFKDIKLLTVCNVALAIPARIFIGMLHDKYGPRRCYTALMVLMAIPCIVFAFGDTKAQLVIARLFLGLIGASFSIGIHMTALWFKPKDIGFAEGIYGGWGNFGAAGAAMIIPWIAISFFGGPDGWRYAMAANAMVLMAYGIVYYFVVTDGPDTVKYNVTRQTLAMEVGTRADMIKLIAVTVPLFGILAVVVWKIYRGGFIGAGGSIVAYGVIIAVIIYQIIQIIRVNRPILDKGVPEDDKYPFGSVIALNSAYFVTFGAELAVVSMLPAFFETTWALSPAKAGLIASSFAFLNIIARPLGGYLSDRFADRRLVLVVFMFGIAFGFFLMGLITEAWPIIMATAAMIFCSFFVQGGSGATFAMVPMVKRRLTGQISGMVGAYGIVGAVVFTVVYASAETANQFFFLISGAACLSFVICMLMLKEPHGSFADEYHLSSVDKEIRRHNNTVKKGNG